A window of Jannaschia sp. M317 contains these coding sequences:
- a CDS encoding acetyl/propionyl/methylcrotonyl-CoA carboxylase subunit alpha produces MFDKILIANRGEIACRVIKSARKMGIKTVAVYSDADRNALHVKMADEAVHIGPPQANQSYIVIDKIMDAIKQTGAQAVHPGYGFLSENPKFAEALEAAGVAFIGPPKRAIEAMGDKITSKKIAQEAGVSTVPGHMGLIEDAEEAIKISGQIGYPVMLKASAGGGGKGMRIAWNEGEVAEGFQASKNEAASSFGDDRMFIEKFVTQPRHIEIQVLCDQHGNGVYLGERECSIQRRNQKVVEEAPSPFLDEATRKAMGEQSLALAHAVGYASAGTVEFIVDGDRNFYFLEMNTRLQVEHPVTELITGVDLVEQMIRVAAGEPLSMTQDDVTLNGWAMESRLYAEDPYRGFLPSIGRLTRYRPPAETEGYAPGVTPDAPVVRNDTGVFEGGEISMYYDPMIAKLCTWGPDRAASIQGMRDALDGFEVEGIGHNLPFLSAVMDHPKFVSGDMTTAFIAEEYPDGFEGVDLPEDHLRRIAAATAAMHRVAEIRRTRVSGRMDNHERKVGSDWVVTLGGARFDCVIAADPHGADVTIGDMTLRVSGDWTPGDQLARMVVGGEGVVMKVGKISGGFRIRTRGADLKVHVRTPRQAELAALMPEKLPPDTSKFLLCPMPGLIVRIDVAEGDEVQEGQALAVVEAMKMENILRAEKKGRVSKVNAAPGDSLAVDDVILEFE; encoded by the coding sequence ATGTTCGACAAGATCCTGATCGCAAACCGAGGCGAAATCGCCTGTCGCGTCATCAAGAGCGCGCGAAAAATGGGGATCAAGACGGTCGCCGTCTATTCCGACGCCGACCGGAACGCCCTGCACGTCAAGATGGCCGACGAGGCCGTGCACATCGGCCCGCCGCAGGCCAACCAGTCCTATATCGTGATCGACAAGATCATGGACGCCATCAAGCAGACCGGCGCGCAGGCGGTGCATCCGGGCTATGGCTTCCTGTCCGAGAACCCGAAGTTCGCCGAGGCGCTGGAGGCGGCGGGCGTCGCGTTCATCGGGCCACCCAAGCGGGCCATCGAGGCGATGGGGGACAAGATAACCTCCAAGAAGATCGCGCAGGAGGCGGGCGTCAGCACCGTGCCGGGCCACATGGGCCTGATCGAGGACGCCGAAGAGGCGATCAAGATTTCCGGCCAGATCGGCTATCCGGTGATGCTGAAGGCGTCCGCGGGCGGTGGCGGCAAGGGCATGCGGATTGCCTGGAACGAGGGCGAGGTCGCCGAAGGGTTCCAGGCGTCCAAGAACGAGGCCGCCAGCAGCTTTGGCGACGACCGCATGTTCATCGAAAAGTTCGTGACCCAGCCGCGTCACATCGAGATCCAGGTGCTCTGCGATCAGCACGGCAACGGCGTCTACCTGGGCGAGCGTGAATGTTCGATCCAGCGGCGCAACCAGAAGGTCGTGGAAGAGGCCCCGTCGCCGTTCCTGGATGAGGCCACGCGCAAGGCGATGGGCGAGCAGTCGCTCGCGCTCGCCCATGCGGTTGGCTACGCCAGCGCGGGCACGGTGGAATTCATCGTCGATGGCGACCGCAACTTCTACTTCCTGGAGATGAACACCCGTCTGCAGGTGGAACACCCGGTGACCGAGCTGATCACCGGCGTGGACCTGGTGGAACAGATGATCCGCGTCGCGGCCGGTGAGCCGCTGTCGATGACGCAGGACGATGTGACGCTGAACGGCTGGGCGATGGAATCGCGGCTTTATGCAGAGGATCCGTATCGCGGCTTCCTGCCGTCCATCGGACGGCTGACCCGTTATCGCCCGCCTGCCGAGACCGAGGGCTATGCCCCCGGCGTCACGCCAGACGCCCCCGTCGTGCGCAACGACACCGGCGTCTTCGAGGGTGGCGAGATCAGTATGTATTACGACCCGATGATCGCCAAGCTGTGCACCTGGGGCCCGGACAGGGCGGCCTCTATCCAGGGCATGCGCGACGCGCTGGACGGGTTCGAGGTCGAGGGGATCGGCCACAACCTGCCGTTCCTGAGCGCCGTGATGGATCATCCGAAATTCGTCTCTGGCGATATGACCACGGCCTTCATCGCCGAGGAATATCCCGACGGGTTCGAGGGCGTGGATCTGCCGGAGGATCACTTGCGCCGCATCGCGGCGGCCACCGCGGCGATGCACAGGGTGGCCGAAATCCGGCGCACCCGCGTGTCGGGACGCATGGACAACCACGAACGCAAGGTCGGGTCCGACTGGGTGGTGACGCTGGGGGGCGCGCGGTTCGACTGCGTCATTGCCGCCGACCCCCACGGGGCCGATGTGACCATCGGTGACATGACCCTGCGGGTGAGCGGCGACTGGACGCCCGGCGATCAGCTGGCGCGCATGGTCGTGGGCGGCGAAGGCGTGGTGATGAAGGTGGGCAAGATCTCGGGCGGGTTCCGTATCCGCACGCGGGGGGCCGACCTGAAGGTCCATGTCCGCACCCCGCGCCAGGCAGAGCTGGCGGCCCTGATGCCAGAGAAGCTGCCGCCTGATACGTCCAAGTTCCTGCTTTGCCCGATGCCGGGTCTGATCGTGCGCATCGACGTGGCCGAGGGCGACGAAGTGCAGGAAGGGCAGGCGTTGGCCGTGGTCGAGGCGATGAAGATGGAAAACATCCTGCGCGCCGAGAAGAAGGGCCGCGTGTCCAAGGTCAACGCCGCGCCGGGCGACAGCCTGGCGGTGGACGACGTGATCCTGGAATTCGAGTGA
- the scpA gene encoding methylmalonyl-CoA mutase, which yields MVQDTDPRAIWTELAEQELRGRPLEDLTWQTLEGIAVQPLYTAEDLAGVDHLGGIPGQAPYTRGVKATMYAGRPWTIRQYAGFSTAEESNAFYRKALAAGQQGVSVAFDLATHRGYDSDHARVVGDVGKAGVAIDSVEDMKILFDGIPLEKISVSMTMNGAVIPILANFIVAGEEQGVDRAALSGTIQNDILKEFMVRNTYIYPPEPSMKIIADIIEYTANEMPKFNSISISGYHMQEAGANLVQELAFTLADGREYVRAAIAAGMDVDRFAGRLSFFFAIGMNFFAEAAKLRAARLLWHRIMAEFEPKNPKSSMLRTHCQTSGVSLQEQDPYNNVVRTAYEAMSAVLGGTQSLHTNSFDEAIALPTENSARIARNTQLILQEETGVTNVVDPLAGSYYVEKLTHDMAEAAWQLIEEVEEMGGMTKAVASGMPKLRIEESAATRQALIDRGEDVIVGVNKYRRETEDEIDILDIDNDAVRESQVARLTRIRASRDQAACDAALAELERRARDGGNLLEAAVEAARHRASVGEISMAMEKVFGRHRAEVKTLAGVYGAAYEGDEGFAAIQADVEAFAEEEGRRPRMLVVKMGQDGHDRGAKVIATAFADIGFDVDVGPLFQTPEEAAQDAIDNDVHVIGISSQAAGHKTLAPKLIDALKAEGAGEIIVICGGVIPQQDYAFLRDAGVAAIFGPGTNIPSAAQDILRLIRAARG from the coding sequence ATGGTGCAAGACACTGACCCGAGGGCAATCTGGACCGAGCTTGCCGAACAAGAGCTGCGTGGCCGCCCGTTGGAAGACCTGACCTGGCAGACGCTGGAGGGGATCGCCGTCCAGCCGCTGTACACCGCCGAGGATCTGGCAGGCGTCGACCATCTGGGCGGCATTCCCGGTCAGGCCCCCTATACGCGCGGGGTGAAGGCCACGATGTATGCGGGCCGGCCCTGGACGATCCGGCAATACGCGGGGTTTTCGACAGCCGAGGAATCGAATGCCTTCTACCGCAAGGCATTGGCCGCCGGACAGCAGGGCGTCTCGGTCGCCTTCGATCTGGCGACGCATCGGGGCTACGACAGCGACCATGCGCGCGTCGTGGGCGACGTGGGCAAGGCGGGCGTGGCCATCGACTCGGTCGAGGACATGAAGATCCTGTTCGACGGCATCCCGTTGGAAAAGATCAGTGTCTCGATGACCATGAACGGCGCGGTGATCCCGATCCTGGCAAATTTCATCGTCGCGGGCGAGGAACAGGGCGTGGACCGCGCGGCCCTGTCGGGGACCATTCAGAACGACATCCTCAAGGAATTCATGGTCCGGAATACCTATATCTATCCGCCTGAACCCAGCATGAAGATCATCGCGGATATCATTGAATATACCGCGAACGAGATGCCGAAGTTCAACTCCATCTCCATCTCTGGCTATCACATGCAGGAGGCGGGCGCGAACCTGGTGCAGGAGCTGGCCTTTACCCTGGCGGACGGGCGCGAATACGTGCGTGCGGCCATCGCGGCGGGCATGGATGTGGACCGGTTCGCCGGGCGGCTGTCGTTCTTTTTCGCCATCGGCATGAACTTCTTCGCCGAGGCGGCCAAGCTGCGCGCCGCGCGCCTGCTGTGGCATCGCATCATGGCGGAGTTTGAGCCGAAGAACCCCAAGTCTTCGATGTTGCGGACCCATTGCCAGACGTCTGGCGTGTCGTTGCAGGAACAGGACCCCTACAACAACGTCGTACGCACCGCCTACGAGGCGATGTCGGCGGTGCTGGGCGGGACGCAGTCGCTGCACACCAATTCCTTTGACGAGGCGATTGCGCTGCCGACCGAGAATTCGGCCCGGATCGCGCGCAACACGCAGCTGATCCTGCAGGAAGAGACTGGCGTGACCAACGTCGTCGATCCGCTGGCCGGGTCCTACTACGTTGAAAAGCTGACCCACGACATGGCCGAAGCCGCCTGGCAGTTGATCGAAGAGGTCGAGGAGATGGGCGGCATGACCAAGGCCGTCGCCTCTGGCATGCCCAAGCTGCGGATCGAGGAATCGGCGGCTACCCGGCAGGCCCTGATCGACCGGGGCGAGGACGTCATCGTTGGCGTCAACAAGTACCGGCGCGAGACCGAGGACGAGATCGACATCCTGGACATCGACAACGACGCGGTGCGCGAATCTCAGGTGGCGCGCCTGACCCGCATCCGGGCCAGCCGTGACCAGGCCGCCTGCGATGCCGCCCTGGCCGAGCTGGAGCGACGCGCGCGCGACGGCGGCAACCTGCTGGAAGCGGCGGTAGAGGCCGCCCGGCATCGCGCGTCCGTAGGAGAGATCAGCATGGCCATGGAAAAGGTGTTCGGGCGTCACCGCGCCGAGGTAAAGACGCTCGCCGGGGTTTATGGTGCCGCCTACGAGGGCGACGAAGGGTTCGCCGCGATCCAGGCGGATGTCGAAGCTTTCGCCGAGGAAGAGGGTCGCCGCCCCCGCATGCTGGTGGTCAAGATGGGCCAGGACGGTCACGACCGGGGGGCCAAGGTCATCGCCACGGCCTTTGCCGATATCGGGTTCGACGTGGACGTTGGCCCCTTGTTCCAGACGCCCGAAGAGGCGGCCCAGGATGCCATCGACAACGACGTCCACGTCATCGGCATCTCGTCCCAGGCGGCGGGGCACAAGACGCTGGCCCCCAAACTGATCGACGCGCTGAAGGCAGAGGGCGCGGGCGAGATCATCGTGATCTGCGGCGGCGTCATTCCGCAGCAGGACTATGCCTTTCTGCGCGACGCGGGCGTCGCGGCGATCTTTGGTCCGGGCACCAACATCCCGTCAGCGGCACAGGACATTCTGCGTCTGATCCGCGCCGCCCGCGGCTAG
- a CDS encoding DUF4174 domain-containing protein → MTLPRALALIASLALATPALAAEGQSVEDAWTEDPTRVFAAEEIDLDALQWVARPVVIFANSPRDPAFIEQMDALERDIEQLVERDVIIIVDTDRDSGSDLRQKLRPRGFMLVLIGKDGEVKLRKPLPWTVRELNRSIDKMPMRQREIRENR, encoded by the coding sequence ATGACCCTGCCCCGCGCCCTCGCCCTGATTGCCAGCCTCGCCCTGGCCACACCCGCTCTCGCCGCCGAGGGGCAGTCGGTCGAAGACGCCTGGACCGAAGATCCGACGCGCGTCTTTGCCGCCGAAGAAATCGACCTGGACGCCTTGCAATGGGTTGCCCGTCCCGTGGTGATTTTCGCCAACTCGCCGCGTGATCCGGCGTTCATAGAACAGATGGACGCCTTGGAACGTGACATCGAACAGCTCGTCGAACGCGATGTGATCATCATCGTCGACACCGACCGCGACAGCGGGTCGGACCTGCGCCAGAAACTGCGGCCGCGCGGCTTCATGCTGGTGCTGATTGGCAAGGACGGAGAGGTGAAGCTGCGCAAACCCCTGCCCTGGACGGTGCGGGAACTGAACCGGTCCATCGACAAGATGCCGATGCGCCAGCGAGAAATCCGCGAGAACCGATAA
- a CDS encoding MBL fold metallo-hydrolase translates to MSKGYSAHEADESGLLRILAPNPSPMTEAGTNSYILGTEDLVIIDPGPADAAHMHAIVQAIRNRPVQAILVTHSHLDHSPAARPLSDQLDAPVLAFGASDTGRSDLMRRLSDRVGGGEGVDTGFCPDTLIGQGDVLSGQGWTLHAHHTPGHMANHLSFEWPEGGTVFTGDTVMGWASTLISPPDGDLGQFMTSLTRLEQLPATRFLPGHGRPCAPARCAEMRSHRLTREAAILATLTHPRSIAEVVAEVYRDTPAALHGAAARNVLAHLVYLAEAGRVTARPGIDPDALWQRS, encoded by the coding sequence ATGAGCAAAGGCTACTCCGCACACGAGGCGGACGAAAGCGGGCTGCTGCGCATCTTGGCCCCCAACCCGTCCCCCATGACCGAAGCCGGGACCAACAGCTATATCCTGGGCACCGAGGACCTGGTGATCATCGACCCAGGACCAGCGGACGCGGCCCATATGCACGCGATCGTGCAGGCCATCCGCAACCGGCCTGTCCAGGCAATCCTGGTCACCCATTCGCACCTGGATCATTCGCCCGCCGCACGGCCCCTGTCCGATCAGCTGGACGCCCCGGTTCTGGCCTTTGGCGCGTCCGACACCGGGCGCAGCGATCTGATGCGCCGTCTTTCGGACCGCGTTGGCGGCGGCGAAGGCGTGGACACCGGGTTTTGCCCCGACACCTTGATCGGTCAGGGCGACGTCCTGTCGGGTCAGGGATGGACCCTGCACGCGCATCATACGCCCGGACACATGGCCAATCACCTGAGTTTCGAATGGCCCGAGGGTGGCACGGTTTTCACAGGCGATACGGTGATGGGCTGGGCCAGCACGCTGATCTCGCCCCCGGACGGCGACCTCGGGCAGTTCATGACATCGCTGACCCGTCTGGAGCAGCTGCCTGCCACCCGTTTCCTGCCGGGCCACGGCCGCCCCTGCGCCCCTGCCCGATGTGCCGAGATGCGGTCTCATCGCCTGACACGAGAGGCCGCGATCCTGGCCACCCTCACCCATCCCCGCAGCATTGCCGAGGTCGTGGCCGAGGTCTATCGCGACACCCCCGCCGCGCTCCATGGTGCGGCTGCGCGCAACGTCCTGGCACACCTGGTTTATCTGGCAGAGGCAGGCCGCGTCACAGCACGACCGGGGATCGACCCGGACGCTCTTTGGCAAAGAAGTTGA